TGTGGTTAGTGTTACCAAACATTATAACAGCGCAGAGCGTGGGAACTTCCCGTCGAGGACAAGAAGTGATCCAGTTCACGAAAGACGGCGGTGGCTTCCAGTGGGATGTAAACATCGCTCACAACAATGGAAATGAACTCTCCACAGAGGGAGTTTTCAGTCAGGTGAACAAAGCTCTCTGAATGCCATGTGGAGACGTGGCACCAGTAGTGCATAACCGTGAAACAATAAGCTCACCTTTGAAGGTATCTAAGTTCACCTGTCAACATGAAAAATAGTGTGGTCTGGAGGGTTCATTTCAAGCTCTGCTACAGATGGAAGTTTTCCGGGCAAGAGttcattttaaatctgaaaacatACAGCTTTCTCCCTTTGAATCCTCTGAAGCTGTGAAGTGGCCGTAGCCAGTATATTTTCATAATAACAAAGAATAGGATGACAATAAACAAGTTGTTTGAAAGTtatgaacccacagagaatcatcacctgaatctgcagctctcagcaTGTTCAGCATGACATATTAGGATGCATATTAAGACTGTGGGATCGacggcagtaaaaaaaaaaaatgttttgagtcTCCATAGTGTGAGTTTGTAATGAATGGCCCTCATTCAAGGCAACCACAGTTTGAAACACACCAGTGAACACTTTTAAGGACAGCAGGGGAAATTTCCAGCCATTTTATGGCAACCGAAAACTGgttatttttcacaggaagttggaCGTCCTTTTGTGAAcatggcgaccaaaacaggtaacAAGTAGGGATGTGCATGTCTCCCTCATAAGACAATTCAATACACATCTAGATACATGGGCTACGATACGATTCAGGGATGATACTTTTTAAACACGGAGCGATTTGGTGCATTATGAAAGCAAGACTTCTAGGGAAccaatctgtgtgtgaatggttTCGACAGCCCTTACCCTGTGCACTCACAACTGACTTAAGAAAAATTAAAgccaaaaatatgtttatattttttcgAGTTTAGTCAAGGTTTTCTTTAACGCATGCACACTAATGCCCGACGATCATAAGACTATATTCTAGTAAAAGTCCAAGAATATCGTTTTTAATGAGGTTCCTCTGCATCTGGGAGGGGCAGAGCCACGAAACTGTCTTTGTCACAGATGTTTagatttccacaaaaacaaGTTATGACAACTTGGTTGGTACATCACATTTCCATTGATCTTGGATGGGATCACCATCATCAATCTCTGTTCTAGCACCGGCcaagaaacactttgttttcttatattgagctatttattttttgtcaattaATTTTTGAGGCTATCTCATGAAAAATTAGTTAACTTACAATGGCAGACGTGCCGCCAAATGTGCAATGGCAATAATCATTATTGTTTCCCATTTTATTAATTACCTTAGAGCGTTTGgtggagagaacagagaacatgTCGTCCTGCTATGAATTTGTAATATCTTTCTTGGGTTTCATGGAGGAAAGAGAGCTCAGATGAGAATTCATGTATATAGTCATGAatcataaaatattaaataatgtatttacaCAGCCTTGGGTGCAGCAGCCCATCATCCTCACCCGCGCTCTGTGCTGACATATCCTCCCTGTATTACATCTCTTGATAATTACGTTTGACTGGTTGATTATATGTCTAAATTCATCCGTGCACCGTAACTCCTGCAGTTGACCAGGGCCACTGTGGTATGAAATTATTTAACCCCGAgcatgattttttatttatttattttttttcagttagaAAATGATGTAATGGTCTGGCTTGAATCAAGGGTAACTGAAACTGACTCCGTATAATTTGTTGTCACCAGCTGGCTACTTGAGTGGTACCAGCCCAAATCCATATTGCTCAAAGAGGACCAGGAGTAAGAAGGGTTATCGCCTTACAGGAAATAATAATACCAGTGGTGTAAAAGCATATCGCTGACGGAGATTTTCCATATGAATTAGTCACCTACATGTTCCCCGTGTTCTGTGAAGTCGGACACGAGGGGGTTGTTGCCTGTAACATTAGATTTATTGTGTCTGCTCCCGCTCCTCTCAGCACCTGTCCCAAAAGGCAAATTAATCCCAAACTCAAAAcatatccctctctctccccctcggTGCACAGACATGACACGTCTGTCTCAGCCATTCTGCGCAGCCTGACGTGTTTCTGGGACACATCACATGCCACCTTGACATGAAGGATGTGGCTACTGCAGCGCtccagctgactgactgactgactgactgacagcacgACTTAAAcgtgaagagtttttttttcttcttcttttttttttcctgcagaatcctcctccttcaccttctcTCCTGTTCTCCTCAAACAACCTCAATCAAAACACTTTCTTCACGGTAAAGAATAGAAGAGAATGTCAGGCTGCCCAGCTGCGAAAGCTGGAAATAGGTGCACAAAAGAAAGAGACTTTAGATCATGAGAGTGCTTCATTGTCATGTACTGAAAAACCTGCTTTACTGCCTCTTAGGATGTATTGTTCAAGTAATTACATTTACTCCAGTACTTAGCTACAAAATTGAGGGACTGCACTTTTTCTATATTGCTCCTCTATAATtaagagggaaatattgtatattttacttcactacatttatctgtcaGCTTACTGACTAAGATGTTACATACAGAAAATTGATAACATGATtataaattaaaacacattgttaAAGATTGAAgaataattagattttttatttcaaacctgGGCTAgacatttatatgttttgttggGTAAATGACTCACACTGaccaaatgttttgaaatacGTACATTAGATCACATTAGTTGGCAGCCATGATACGGCTGCcatgtaatcctttggggcaacttcAAACTGTCAAGGTTCACAAAATTGTCATTTGTTacagttgttgcctcatctagattgttttgacATATGCATTCATGAAGTCTTAGTAAAACTCCAGTCTTAGTTGCCCCCACAGTATTAGGTTGCAAATTATGAGGTGAACTACTGGACAGATACCAAAACATTTGGCACCTTTATCCACCAAGGCATGTTCATatagggcccaggtttaaaaataccaaaatgtttttgtcagttgACCCctcaaaatgcaacatttttatttgtggcCCCTTGTTTCGTTTCAGATGTCTATAAGTCTATAAGATGTTGACTGAAAAACTgctttgtttgtcttcagcttttctttcctctcttgttAATCATTTCTTAACTCCTCAGATTTACCTTACGATGCTCTGGAGGTGTTTAAGCGCTGTCTGCATATTTGATGCATTAGTATAAATGTGTCTTATAATGTCCTATATAACAATATATCAGCCACAGGGGTCATTGTGATTGCTtttactttaagtacatttagcCGTTTGCAATACTTCTGTTCATCTGCTCAAGTATGATGGACTGGAGTAGTTTTACATTATTGCAGTGGTACTTTTTATGAATCTAAATAATGCTTCTGCcactcatgttttctttttatttcaagacAAGACCAAAATATAAAGGTCCTGTGCAGACCAGAGCGtgactgtgtctctgtgcaggcAGAGTGGCGCAGTGCTCAGGTGGTGGCTGTCCTGATGAGACATGGCTGTTGGCTGTTATCAGTCCAACAGAACAACAtgagcagccaatcacagggtCGCACGACGGGCCCTGAAGATCATCACCAAGGGGGACCGGGCAAGTCTGGAAAGCCACGTTTTCATGCTCCCTTACACAAATgtaacagatacacacaaatgttttacttaaaTGGGGAAATACTGATGGAACAATGTCATTCATAGACATTAATAGAGTATTGTGGTTTAAAAAGTGTCCTTATATGAAAAAAGAACAGCAAATCAAACTTGTATATAATAATGCATTATGTGGATTGTTCGGAACAGCGTTGAAGCTCAAGGGGAAAGCATtttacacacatgaacaaacacacaaaagaaacagtcGAGCTCATTGTAGGCATATTTTCCCTTTCAATTACACAGCTGTCTCAAAATTCTTCAGTCTCAGCAGCTCCATCATGCACTTCACCAGCCCATAcctgaggttgtgtgtgtgtgtgtgtgtgtgtgtgtgtgtgtgtgtgtgtgtgtgtgtgtgtgtgtgtgtgtgtgtgtgtgtgggacgtTTAAGTGAAGCACTATAGAGGCAAGAAGAAAATTGGACATCAGAAATGTGAGTTTGTGACTGTgtaaaagagagggagagacagaactTTGATGAAAACAAGGAACTGAAGATGGGCTGAGTGAAAGCGATGGGCTATATGGCCCGTCTCTGTACCTCTTTCAACCTGCTCAGTGAGCCATGTGCCCGGCCTTGTAAACTGCAGTGCTACTTGATTACTTTGTCAGTCTTCTTAACTGGCTTTTTGCTCTGTGGGGTAAAATAAGGAGACGCGTCGGACAGAAAGTGTCCAACTGAGAGTAAGTGCAGGGAGGTGAGTGGAGACACTGCATCCAAATGAAGGGGGAATTATATTCGGCTGTCTTGTGAGTGAATAATGGAGAATCATGATCCACGTCGAGTCTTCTGACAAGCTGGATTTTACGTGTCGTATCAAACCAAACAACCAGACGCTCAGGACTCTGCAGTATTTCAGTAGACCTGCTCTCCCTCGGCTGATGCAAAAACTGTTCTGTGTCATCCTCACGTCTCCTTAAGGAGAGCTGAGGGACCGGAGTCAATTAGTTCCTCATACCAAATTCCCAGTTCGCTTCTTTGGATAAAATTCAAGTAATTAAATAGATATTATAAGaaagacatttcaaacacagtCGTCCGAAGGTCTTTcaaggagagggaaagaagcCAAGCTCTTCTAAGGAAAACAGATAACTTATTTTTGCTTTGATGATTTAATCTACACAATGtttaaaacttttgttttacacTAATGAATTTCATTGGgtatttttcccccctcctggTCAAGGTGAATTCAGTTAGACAGTGCCACCCCTTGGCAAAAGTGGGTACTTCTTCATACAACCCACCCCCATCTGCCAACTGCCTGCTCACTGCACATGCTTTCAATTCCCAAGCAGGGCTGGGACGTGATGGATCACATGCAAACAAGATTACATTGTCAAATTACAAAAACAGGTGAATATAGCCCTCAGAGTGCATCCTTTGCAATTAGATTTAGAATCAGTCACATGATCAAGAATgacttgatttctttttttggttttggtaaTATGGCTGTGTTCTaaaatttgatttcttttcatgactAGAATACTAAGCCTTCATTCTCACTGTACAGAATATGATGAAATTAAGAGCGCTAATCCTGATCAATGCGGTAAAAGACGACAACTATAAAAGCTAACAACAGTAGACAGTCATTATGGCGGTATTTCACAGTAGAACACTAGAAAAAACTAGTAATCTAGAATAGTagaagtaaaaaacaaatacagtacagtatgcaTTAAATATACGTAGTATTGCACAAGAATAGTTGCAGTTCTTTAGTAGTTGTTGCATTGAACAAGAGAAAACTGTAGTGCAAATCCAATGGTTGTggctgttttcatatttttagaGGAAGGTATAATATTTCCaatgtttgactgtgaagtAGTGCAAAAGTAATCAGTAAGTATTCAGATTAGATCATATTCATTTGTAATCAAATAgattatgtttctgtaaaactgtttttatgtgGCCTTTACTTTGAAACATTGATCTGCTTACAGGAATTAGTCCTGAGCTGTAATCTGATCTCACCCTGCTCACTATGAAATGTTGCAACTAATGCCTACAAGCAGATCAACGTTTCAAAGTAAAGGCCACATAAACAACTTAAAAGTGATGCACgtaatggaaaaatgaaaagtgttaAAAGGACGTGATGACAATTAAGATGTATATCAATGCAGCCCCAAAAAGCTATTTATGAGGCATCTGTAACACCCgttgtttattttgtgcagAATAATCCAACATTAGATAGATCTATGGTTGGTTTGTGTTCCATTCTGGGACCTCTTTATGTATTATTCAAGAACAGCTCTCTTAACAACATcacaaaccaaaacataactagtgtttttatatatattatgcaCTCAGACATGGGCTCAATTGCTCACTTGCACTCCATTCGCTCTTTTCTGTTTATGGATGAGGCAACCGTGGACTTCAGCCTGTGTGAGTTCCTTGATCAAAAGacactgtgtgctgcagtgttcCCTGTGTGCATGAAAAAGAGATGACGCATTTCTGCTCCAAACTTTACAAGAGAAACTTGAAGAATGAACCGCTTCATGATTGAAGTTGCGTGGGGCAGTTGTCATGTGGGTTATAGTGCGGGCACAGTGTGTGAACACCTGTTGGTCTACTGTTTTCAAGGGCGCAGGCATGCTGGGTCCTGGGATTTTTTGTTTAGACTCAATACATTGTCATTACATATATTGGAGCCTTTACAATGGGCTGGACTCGGATTGTGTTAATGTAGATGTTAGATGTTCATTGTCTGGCTGATCTGTCTTAGTGTCATTGAACTTATGGTTGAACACTCCCAAGTGAACCTGACTCCATTTTTAATTTAACGAGAGTCATTAATCGTGACATTATACCGAGCAGAAAAAGTGAGAATTTGAGCATTACACATAGAGAAGCTGTGTAATGTGGTGGAAATCCCCAAAGCGAATGGTGCTGCTCATTTTGACTGACAAGAACATGATGAGCCTTGTCAGCTCTGCACCAGTGAAGCAGGGCCGAGCACAGAGAGCAGCGACGGGGGCTGGGCAGGCGCTCAGATAAGACACATTCTTGGCTCAAGAAGCAGTcataaaaagtgaaagtaaaaagcTCCTTTTCTCAGAGAGATATTGATTAAATGGGTAACTGCTGttgcaatgaaaaacaaacgCATCATAATGGTTCCGAAAAATCAAAGAGCCTCTCTAAAGACGTGGATAAAGTTTTAACCTTTATTACACCTATCCGACTATCTGAACTATTCAACTATGGAGCATTTCACAATCATATTGTCAGCGATGCTTTTGCCGTTGAGAAGGCTAGATCGTTGTGCACTTGAACCGACGCGGTGTGTTCTGTTATAAAACCGAAGAAATGATTCCAAGAACTGATGAAATTTTGTGGCAATGCTTCTAAAATGAATGTCAAAGACTCAGAAGTCTATCTGAATGCCGGCGGCTGTCTAAATGAGACGTGACACAGTGAAAAAACTTTGTGTCTTTAAACTTTCATTCCTCAGACATAATGATCTGAAAGGTTGCTGTGAGTGTAATTCTCTGTAGATCTGCCTCAGCCTATCTTTTAGAGAGCTATACAGGCAGGTTGACCTCTCCATATGCAACAAAGAGAGGTCTGAAAATAGCCTGCGGGTTAGGATTTGTGCTCCTGTAAATAGTCGCAGGGACATTATAGGGGGTCACGAGCAAGCATTTCAAGGCTGGAGTCCAGGCTGTTGCTGTGCAAATGCCATATATGTACATAGTGTCATGGACATACAGGACTGGACTGtactgaggaggaaacaaaacaaagacttttcACACTGACCTGAACTCCGAGGTGCACAGCAAGCCTAGAGATATAGTAAGTCTCGGGGTCCACATCTGCAGtcaacttctgttttttttttttttacaatgattTGACTGGACAGCGAACACCTCACCGCTTTGCTGTAATTTCAGTTCACAGCAGTTGTTCTAACCCCAGTATTTTGGGCATGACCTCCAGGAGTCAGGGTTAAGTCCTGCTCTATAGCAGAGTTAAGCCCAGAGCTAATGGTGGAGATATCACACATTTGATGTTCTGAGTGAGAAAGGACTGTAAGCTCATGGCTAACAGAGCAGTAAACTCCAGGCTATTGTTGGTCTCAGATATAGGCTAAATATAGAGCGAAGGTCTTGCTGACGTTGTGATGTCTTTATCCAGTATATGACTGGAAGGTGAAGTAAACAAGGGAGCACTATTGCTAAATGTGTTCAAAGATTGTGTGCATATAATGGTACTGTATGTAACAGAATCGTTTCAAAACTAATTTGATGTCCGTGTAATTTAAATCTCATTGCCTCCTTTTTCTTGTGTTACACTTTTAGACTGTCCTTCCTTGTTTAACTTGAGTGTCTTGTGGAGAAACCATGATTAAAATGCACATGATAATAACATGACATTAGTAACACTGGAGAATCCTGAAATTCATCTTGTTACTGAAGTGGCTGGAGAGACATGTTAACTGGCCCCTGTTTTTGGAACCTAAACCTCTTCATTATCATAATTACCTTCATTTAAACAGTGAAGGTCGTTGAGAGCAAACTGTCTTTGGCAATGACACCCTGATAACaacacatataaaaacaatgtgCATTCCAAAAAAAGCAATGGAAGTAACACCATTACAATTAAAACACCTACATTTGTATCACTCCCTGTCTAAGAGAGTTAAAGTGACTAAAATGAAATTTCAACATCTACACTCACACTGCTCAGTATCTATGAACAGAGACCAGCTGATCCCATTCAGTCAATTCGAATCTGTTTAAGAGGTTCTGCAAGTTGCTCCATTGGTATGGTGCATAGTATTTTAGCGCCACTTTCCCAATCTCAGTATTGATGCGGTAATCCTCAAGGACCAAAGACCCTGAATATCTAGTGCAGTGTGATCTTAATTTAGAGTTTAGACAACGTTGAGGTACTAAGTCACCAAGAATCAATTTATGGATAAACCTAATTTGGACATGTAAATACAAATTGTGAAATTGTGAGATATCCTTCAGTGATTTTTTAAATACGTCATTGTTGAGCAGTCTGTACAACTATGCCTTAGATGATTTTTGTCTTCATTATAGCCTTTGTTTGATAATGTGTTATCAGGCTAAGTACATGTAGGTGTGATGCAAAGTAGTGTATTGTGTGCTGGAGGGTTTAATGGGTTATGATTAGAATTGCAAACGCTGTGTTATTCTAAAAAGATCACAGATATACACAGAGGAACAAGACCTACAGGAAGGGGGGTAGAAAAGTGGAACCGGAAGTGATGTCATCGTCGGTGGGCGGGACTACATCTTTGTAACGTCCACCAATAGCATAGTTGCTCgctaaaatatgaaaatggcGGCTCTCTGTAGTGAGTTTGGGGACCTGGTACAAATCAAGAAACAGCTAATATCGGTGATATCGCTTTGTAAAGAAAGAGGACTTCTGCACAGCGCGAAGTGGTGAGTCTGACTGTGACTAATGTGCCATTAATGTCTTTCTTTTCGCTCTGTTGTCCCGGTTAGCAAGTGTTAACGCCAGTTAACAGTCgattagctaacgttagcagtgCTATTGAGTGTTGACAGTCTCTTTATAACAATTGTGCTAACGTTAAatctgttatatatatatatatattaagtgTATAACACTAATAATGTTGTAACTTACATAAGCTAAGAGCGTCGTTAAATGATTGCTTACGTCAAAATCCGAGAGGTTGATGGATGTTATTGTTATAGAAAGTAACTAGAGCATCCTGAGAGCAAACCACTGTGAGTCTGAGATAATGTGTTACTTCATTGTCAGGTATCTAACTGAATCACATAGATGTCTGATACCACTGCAATCAAGGTGCTAATGTGTAGCcttaaagttattttatttcatttttttttatttttaccagtACTGGGCTCGTTAGTAGTAATTGTAAGTTACTGTCAATTAGAAAATCTTGAAATGacaaagttatttaaaaagatttaaaagaaagcaaatgtgtGGTGTTGTGCTTGCTCTAATTGGAAATCTAGTGTGATAGAGCTAAACCCTTAATGCTCAAATGATCCTGTCTGTTATTAGTGGTACAGATGTGATACTGTATGTCACACGCCTTCTGTCTTTGCATTTCAGGGCTTCTGAGTTGGCATTCTCTCTGGAGCGTCTTCCCAAGGATGAATTACCTCCGTCACCTCCTTTTACTGAGGTACACTCCCATGTCTGATGTATTTTTATGcttcaaaataatttaatttatgcTGTACGTCAGTATCACAGATATATAGTATATTAAGTATCAGCTTGTTCCAGCTCTTCATTGAAGCTGTATGACATTTAGATTCATGGTTTATTCCTAACTAAGATTACATGATTTTACAGTTACATTATCACTCCATCAAATGAAAGTATTCTAGATAAGTTGtgcatcattttaaacacatttccataAATCACTTTTCGATTAGTTCCTACTGAAGATCCTCTATATGAATGGatggaaatgtagttttaacaATGGTTATCAAACAGGAGTAAATGATGAAATTGCTAGAGGAAATTTTGCCACAAAATTGGTACAGTTGTGAGGATGTACGGCAGCAGGATGGCATATCTGTCGCACAAAAGGATGTGTCAGATCAGGATTTGGCCACACAGGCAATAGCTGTTAGTAGGAACAATTCCATTGttagtttttggttttttttgtgacatttgttgacaTATCACTAGACCTATCCTTTTGACACATTATAAAAAAGCATAGACTTGCAATTTAGCATTAAAAAGTTAGAAAACTGTATTGGATAAGGAAGAAATAAACGATCAGAGGTGCAGTTACATGGCAAGTGTGATAATTCCATTCAATGATAATCAGTGGTTTCCTTTTAAAGCAAGAGAAGTCTTACACTGCCCCCTAGTGACAGTTTTTATGTAAAAAGCAAAACTAGCTGATGagatttgccttttttctttctttgattaAGTTAAGTTGATAAAGTTGAGCagaattcatttttcattttgtgtctgtctgcctgaaaCACAGGACGATGCACAAGACCTGGATGCGCTCACACTGGCCAAATCCTACTTTGACCTGAAGGAGTACGATCGTGCTGCCTACTTTCTGAAAGGCTGCTGCAGTCAGAAGGCCTATTTCCTCTATATGTATTCTCGCTATCTGGTAAGATCTAGATATCTGGCATGCCCACATCATTTGTTCCTTGATTTCATTTAGTGACGAGCCTGATTTCCCTTTTAATGAAacgttgttttctttgtcttcagtcaggcgagaagaagaaggacgATGAGACAGTGGACAGCCTTGGTGAGGACTTGTCTGTTTGGGCCAAAAATGGACTCAAAgtacattttgcacctttatccctgaaacatgtttatgttctgtGTGATTCTAGGTCCTCTTGAGAAGGGTCAGGTGCGTAATGAAGCCTTGCGAGAGCTGAGGGTGGAGCTTAGTAAGAAGCACATTGCTGGAGAGCTGGACGGGTTCACCCTCTATCTGTAAGAACTCTCCCTCTAAAGTGGGCACACTTTCCTGAGATTATGCAAAAGAATACCATgatcacaaactgtgtttctgtgaacaCAGGTATGGGGTGGTGCTACGAAAGCTGGATCTGCTAAAGGAGGCGGTGGAGGTGTTCGTTGAGGCAATTCACGCACTTCCTCTTCACTGGGGAGCCTGGCTGGAGCTTAGTAACCTTGTAACCAATATTGAAATGGTAAATGCCTTTGTGTTTACACATATAACCATTTACACCCCAAATCAGTTTGTATAACACAGCCTTGTGACTGCTATACAAATGTTCATCACAGAACAAATGCAGAACTTTCTAGTATTCAATCAATGtgaagaagattaaaaaaaagctctaTCTTGGGTAATTATAGACactaaaatgatttaatctccATTGTTCTGTTGGTCTTTCTCCCCAGCTGAAGTCCCTGTCTCTGCCAGACTGCTGGATTAAAGACTTCTTCATGGCCCACAtgtacacagagctgcagatgatCAAAGAGGCGTTACAGAAATACCAGAACCTGATCGAGGCCGGCTTCTCTAAGAGCACTTACATCATCTCACAGATTGCTGTTGCCTACCACAACATCAGAGGTATATTCTGCCTCTTTTCAGAACTTTGCTTGTCAGAACAATATTAAGGGAAGAGGTTTAATCTTACAGcactctgtctcttttccttcCAGATATCGACCAAGCTTTGGCTCTGTTCAACGAGTTGAGGGAGCAGGATCCGTATCGCATCGACAACATGGACACATTCTCTAACCTGCTCTATGTCAAAGTGAGTTCGCCACTTGTGAAATCTTACTGATTATCCATTTAAAAAGTGTCTCTTAACTTGCGCCCCCAAGTTGTTTCACAGGGTTGATAGAGGTctaaatgataataaacacaaataattgAAACAGTTTTCTAGTTCTGTTACTGATGATAACGAATACTTCCACAGAGCATGAAGCCAGAGTTGAGCTACTTAGCCCACAACCTGGTGGAGATCGACAAGTACAGAGTGGAGACGTGCTGCGTTATCGGTAAGGAAGATAAATTCTCCAGCCAAATTTTCAGAAATTGAACAAATAGTTAATGCATACATACAATGAATTGTAAATTCTTATgaatcatctttattttattaattgaAGTACAAGATATTGACTGATAGCTTTGTATTGTATTGacttacttttatttaatttcatgtcttgtaaaacatttgtcagctgctctgacaaCATTTTTGAGACATCATT
This sequence is a window from Acanthopagrus latus isolate v.2019 chromosome 13, fAcaLat1.1, whole genome shotgun sequence. Protein-coding genes within it:
- the cdc23 gene encoding cell division cycle protein 23 homolog, producing the protein MKMAALCSEFGDLVQIKKQLISVISLCKERGLLHSAKWASELAFSLERLPKDELPPSPPFTEDDAQDLDALTLAKSYFDLKEYDRAAYFLKGCCSQKAYFLYMYSRYLSGEKKKDDETVDSLGPLEKGQVRNEALRELRVELSKKHIAGELDGFTLYLYGVVLRKLDLLKEAVEVFVEAIHALPLHWGAWLELSNLVTNIEMLKSLSLPDCWIKDFFMAHMYTELQMIKEALQKYQNLIEAGFSKSTYIISQIAVAYHNIRDIDQALALFNELREQDPYRIDNMDTFSNLLYVKSMKPELSYLAHNLVEIDKYRVETCCVIGNYYSLRSQHEKAALYFQRALKLNPRCLGAWTLMGHEYMEMKNTSAAIQAYRHAIEVNKRDYRAWYGLGQTYEILKMPFYCLYYYRKAHQLRPNDSRMLVALGESYEKLSQQVEAKKCYWRAYSVGDVEKMALLKLAKLHEQLNESDDAAQCYMLYIQDIFSCGEQLEHAEVSTALRYLGQYYFKNKLYDEASLCAQRCCDYNDAREEGKALLRQISQVREQIETPSADLFAPLSNNNTPVRRVSPLNLISFTP